A window of Fragaria vesca subsp. vesca linkage group LG7, FraVesHawaii_1.0, whole genome shotgun sequence contains these coding sequences:
- the LOC101311133 gene encoding protein BOBBER 1-like, giving the protein MAIISDIQEEQQQKSPPQAKSASGSGSSSSGARVAATSFSTKFDRNNTSGFLEKALEFLAQESDFMRRPTAERDLVAIFKAVRERERKKMEEERKKRWAEEEEEKKKKAEAEVKAKEEAKAETKVVAEEKKEKEAEEKKVEEKSGKRVPNKGNGLDLEKYSWTQSLQEVNIIIPVPAGTKSRDIVYEAKKNRLKFGLKGQPLIIDGELYQSIKPDDCLWSIEDQTAVSILLTKHNQLEWWKALLKGDPEIDTQKVEPEPSKLSDLDSETRQTVEKMMFDQRQKQMGLPTSEEMQKQEILKKFMSEHPEMDFSRAKIQ; this is encoded by the exons ATGGCGATCATCTCCGATATCCAAGAGGAGCAGCAACAGAAGTCTCCGCCGCAAGCCAAATCGGCGTCGGGTTCGGGTTCATCGTCGTCGGGGGCGAGAGTGGCGGCGACGTCGTTCAGCACGAAGTTCGATCGGAACAACACGTCGGGGTTTCTGGAGAAGGCGCTGGAGTTTCTGGCGCAGGAGAGCGATTTCATGCGGCGGCCGACGGCGGAGAGGGATCTGGTGGCGATTTTCAAGGCGGTGAGGGAGAGGGAGAGGAAGAAGATGGAGGAGGAGAGGAAGAAGAGGTGGGCGGAGGAGGAGGAGGAGAAGAAGAAGAAGGCGGAGGCGGAGGTGAAGGCTAAGGAGGAGGCGAAGGCGGAGACGAAGGTGGTGGCGGAGGAGAAGAAGGAGAAGGAGGCGGAGGAGAAGAAGGTGGAGGAGAAGAGTGGCAAGAGAG TTCCAAACAAAGGGAATGGGCTTGATTTGGAGAAATACTCATGGACCCAGAGTCTGCAGGAGGTTAATATAATCATCCCAGTGCCTGCTGGAACTAAATCAAGGGATATTGTTTATGAGGCAAAGAAGAACCGTCTGAAGTTTGGATTGAAGGGTCAGCCTCTTATAATTGAT GGGGAGCTCTATCAGTCTATCAAGCCTGATGATTGCTTATGGAGCATAG AGGATCAAACTGCTGTCTCTATTCTCCTGACCAAACACAACCAACTGGAGTGGTGGAAAGCTCTGCTGAAAGGTGACCCTGAAATTGACACTCAAAAAGTTGAACCAGAGCCTAGCAAACTGTCGGACCTAGATTCAGAAACACGTCAAACTGTTGAGAAGATGATG TTTGACCAGCGGCAGAAGCAGATGGGCCTTCCAACCAGTGAGGAGATGCAGAAGCAGGAGATCTTGAAGAAATTTATGTCTGAG CATCCAGAAATGGACTTCTCAAGGGCCAAGATCCAGTAA
- the LOC101311418 gene encoding uncharacterized protein LOC101311418 — protein MFPRNWGTKEYADPSSDDDFSHGPADGGRRRRSRGQASGSRGDPPMIAALRTPVVNHPGLVSPPRVFYDEWRRTKGDIWISKPNRNSPRIADVHRCCFRQVVREFIDKYMMGTTTGVLRSVAIVLGSVVIDVDSNPTVGLNIQLLEFLKPRLGDDMYNVELQHFYQMITLSTPQNCWMLQHHPILMSITERYQFPTDTRLGIQHITNWESVFDQYVEETCGAAAEIMIKPNITSHAIFLDVFNSYNNDNPIKGFINSCAGLSRFAEALFIHGSDGGRDLQPEVVERELSNRFPFMLILKFQFLFQRMCLIDDLAFLANRRPAIDDGIC, from the exons ATGTTTCCAAGGAACTGGGGAACGAAAGAATATGCCGATCCGTCATCGGACGATGACTTTTCTCATGGTCCCGCTGATGGAGGAAGAAGAAGAAGAAGCAGAGGACAAGCATCAGGAAGTCGGGGTGATCCACCTATGATAGCAGCTTTGAGAACTCCAGTGGTCAATCATCCAGGGTTAGTTTCACCACCGCGCGTCTTCTATGATGAATGGAGACGAACTAAAGGGGACATCTGGATTTCGAAGCCAAATAGAAATTCTCCAAGGATAGCTGATGTTCATCGTTGCTGTTTTAG GCAGGTTGTCCGGGAATTCATTGATAAGTACATGATGGGAACTACAACTGGAGTATTGAGAAGTGTTGCTATAGTCTTAGGTTCTGTGGTGATAGATGTTGATAGCAATCCAACCGTTGGACTGAATATTCAACTTTTAGAATTCCTCAAGCCAAGATTGGGAGACGATATGTACAATGTAGAGTTACAACATTTCTATCAAATGATTACGCTGTCTACACC GCAAAACTGTTGGATGCTTCAGCATCATCCAATACTTATGTCTATTACGGAGCGTTATCAATTTCCCACTGATACTCGCTTGGGGATTCAACATATTACAAACTGGGAGTCCGTTTTTGATCAGTATGTGGAGGAAACTTGTGGTGCAGCTGCAGAAATTATGATCAAGCCAAACATTACATCCCATGCTATCTTCCTTGATGTGTTCAATAGCTATAACAACGACAATCCAATAAAAGGTTTCATTAACAGTTGTGCGGGACTATCCAGATTTGCAGAAGCTCTGTTTATTCATGGTTCTGATGGTGGTAGAGATTTG CAACCTGAAGTTGTAGAGCGAGAATTGAGCAATAGGTTTCCTTTCATGTTGATCCTGAAGTTCCAATTTCTATTCCAAAGAATGTGTCTGATTGATGATCTTGCTTTTTTAGCTAACCGCCG GCCTGCAATTGATGATGGTATTTGTTAG
- the LOC101311708 gene encoding polyadenylate-binding protein RBP45-like has product MSYPEENEIRSIRVDGLPPTNDAIYLFSCFHDNAKVLAATVLRNWLTQVPLDYGFVEFASRRDAEFVLESYNGERMPNLSHERRFCLSWDTDGSGTRWRWDYFYQGCSFFGYNDIGKDLDAYTVIKELQSACPNTCGDSGDTENQLDHAKSNGLSPDGYLETDVDKRLKLTDMPLTHPNMYQQGCSGPSLTNQQNQPDPMQWNGACGAA; this is encoded by the exons ATGTCGTATCCTGAGGAGAATGAGATTCGCTCCATACGGGTCGACGGATTGCCGCCGACGAACGATGCGATTTATCTCTTCAGCTGCTTCCATGACAACGCCAAG GTTTTGGCTGCAACGGTTTTGCGTAACTGGCTAACACAAGTGCCGCTAGATTATGGTTTTGTGGAGTTTGCTTCTCGGAGAGATGCTGAGTTTGTCTTGGAATCCTACAATGGTGAGCGGATGCCCAACTTGAGTCATGAGAGGAGATTCTGCCTCAGCTGGGACACTGATGGTTCCGGTACTAGGTGGCGCTGGGATTATTTTTACCAAGGTTGCTCTTTCTTTGGTTATAATGATATTGGTAAAGATCTGGATGCCTATACAGTGATCAAGGAGCTGCAAT CTGCCTGCCCAAATACGTGTGGAGATTCAGGGGACACAGAAAACCAGCTAGATCATGCAAAGTCGAATGGTTTAAGTCCTGATGGCTATTTGGAAACGGATGTTGACAAGCGTTTGAAGCTTACGGACATGCCTCTCACTCATCCAAACATGTATCAACAAGGATGTTCCGGCCCTAGTCTTACAAACCAACAG AACCAACCAGACCCGATGCAGTGGAATGGTGCTTGTGGTGCTGCATAG